One Calditerricola satsumensis genomic window carries:
- a CDS encoding phosphoribosylanthranilate isomerase yields the protein MRGTEPFADAPAMGRMGGAPVAQTGPARGGADEQALGKGGGTPGVTVKICGLRHPDDARHLEGLPVAFAGFVFAESRRRVTPEEAAAIAAALPPGVRAVGVFVNPGDAELEAVLAAVRLDAVQLHGDETPERCAQVRARYGLPVIKAVGVPDAPDAPTRDVARAVARYAAVCDIVLLDTASPQRGGTGRRFDWHVIPAAFVAAHRAGARLWVAGGIAPENVGALVARHPLDGIDVSSGVETQGRKDPTRIRELVERVRAYVPLSG from the coding sequence ATGAGGGGCACGGAACCCTTCGCCGACGCGCCGGCGATGGGCCGGATGGGCGGCGCGCCGGTGGCGCAAACCGGACCGGCGCGCGGGGGCGCGGACGAGCAGGCGCTCGGAAAGGGGGGCGGGACGCCGGGCGTGACGGTGAAGATCTGCGGCCTGCGCCATCCCGACGACGCCCGGCACCTTGAAGGCCTGCCCGTCGCCTTTGCCGGATTCGTGTTCGCCGAAAGCCGCCGGCGGGTGACGCCGGAAGAGGCCGCCGCCATCGCCGCTGCCCTGCCGCCCGGGGTGCGCGCCGTCGGCGTCTTCGTCAACCCGGGGGACGCCGAGCTGGAAGCCGTCCTCGCTGCCGTTCGCCTTGACGCCGTGCAGCTCCACGGCGACGAGACGCCGGAACGCTGCGCGCAGGTTCGCGCGCGCTATGGCCTGCCCGTCATCAAGGCGGTCGGCGTGCCGGATGCGCCCGACGCGCCGACGCGGGACGTCGCCCGCGCCGTGGCGCGCTACGCGGCGGTGTGCGACATCGTCCTCCTCGACACGGCCTCGCCGCAACGCGGGGGGACGGGGCGCCGCTTCGACTGGCACGTCATCCCGGCGGCCTTTGTCGCCGCCCACCGTGCGGGAGCCCGCCTCTGGGTGGCCGGCGGCATTGCCCCGGAAAACGTCGGCGCTCTGGTGGCGCGCCATCCGCTGGACGGCATCGACGTGTCCTCGGGAGTCGAGACACAGGGACGAAAAGATCCGACGCGCATACGCGAATTGGTGGAAAGGGTGAGGGCCTATGTACCGCTATCCGGATGA
- the aroC gene encoding chorismate synthase, translating into MRYLTAGESHGPQLTAIIEGLPSHLPLSAERINEQLRRRQQGYGRGRRMQIEQDRVRIVGGVRHGKTTGAPVALVIENRDWAHWQAIMSVEPVEEEAARRRVSRPRPGHADLNGALKYNHRDMRNVLERSSARETAARVAVGAVARQLLEAFGIRIGGHVLEIGGVRAQVPEGLSLDELVRRAEASPVRTVDPEAEARMIARIDEAKAQGDSLGGIVEVIVENVPPGLGSHVHWDRKLDARIAQAVVSIQAFKGVEFGIGFAAAHLPGSQVHDEIAWEAGRGYFRKTNRAGGFEGGMTTGMPIVVRAVMKPIPTLYKPLMSVDIDTKEPYAASIERSDTCAVPAACVVAENVIAWEVARAFVEKFGGDSLDEMRRNYEAYLRHVEAF; encoded by the coding sequence ATGCGATACTTGACGGCAGGCGAATCCCATGGCCCTCAGTTGACGGCGATCATCGAGGGCTTGCCCAGCCACCTGCCGCTGTCTGCGGAGAGGATCAATGAGCAGCTGCGGCGCCGGCAACAAGGATATGGCCGCGGCCGGCGCATGCAGATCGAGCAAGACCGCGTGCGAATCGTCGGCGGCGTTCGCCATGGGAAGACCACGGGGGCGCCGGTGGCCCTCGTGATTGAGAACAGGGACTGGGCGCACTGGCAAGCGATTATGAGCGTGGAACCGGTGGAGGAGGAGGCGGCGCGCCGTCGCGTGAGCCGCCCCCGCCCCGGGCACGCCGACCTGAACGGGGCGCTCAAGTACAACCACCGCGACATGCGCAATGTCCTCGAGCGCTCCAGCGCCCGGGAGACGGCGGCGCGGGTGGCCGTGGGCGCCGTGGCCCGGCAGCTCCTCGAAGCCTTCGGCATCCGCATCGGCGGCCACGTGCTGGAGATCGGCGGCGTGCGCGCCCAGGTGCCGGAGGGCTTGTCCCTTGACGAGCTGGTGCGGCGGGCCGAGGCGTCGCCCGTGCGCACGGTCGACCCCGAGGCGGAGGCGCGCATGATCGCCCGCATCGACGAGGCCAAGGCCCAGGGCGATTCCCTTGGCGGTATCGTCGAGGTGATCGTCGAAAACGTCCCGCCCGGCCTCGGCAGCCACGTGCACTGGGACCGCAAGCTGGACGCGCGCATCGCCCAGGCCGTGGTGAGCATCCAGGCCTTTAAGGGTGTGGAGTTCGGCATCGGCTTTGCCGCGGCGCATTTGCCCGGCTCCCAGGTCCACGACGAGATCGCCTGGGAGGCGGGGCGCGGCTACTTTCGGAAGACCAACCGCGCCGGCGGGTTCGAGGGGGGCATGACCACGGGCATGCCCATCGTCGTGCGCGCGGTGATGAAGCCGATCCCCACGCTGTACAAGCCCCTGATGAGCGTCGACATCGACACGAAGGAGCCCTATGCCGCGTCCATCGAGCGCTCCGACACCTGCGCCGTGCCCGCCGCCTGCGTGGTGGCGGAAAACGTGATCGCGTGGGAAGTGGCCCGGGCCTTCGTCGAGAAGTTCGGCGGCGACAGCCTGGACGAGATGCGGCGCAACTACGAGGCCTACCTTCGTCACGTGGAGGCGTTCTGA
- the aroB gene encoding 3-dehydroquinate synthase produces the protein MRELVVDLGARSYPIRIGPGLLTTVGEHLRERGVGPERTLFVVTDEHVGPLHLERVRRALEGAGYRVAHVTVPAGERAKSLAVYARVIEAMIRAELDRKSVVLALGGGVVGDLAGFAAATFMRGVDYVQLPTTILAHDSSVGGKTGINHPLGKNLIGAFHQPLLVLYDTDTLKTLPPREVRSGLAEVVKHAAIGERAFFDWLLAQVDAVAAGDADALGEALYRGCRVKAQVVARDERETSLRAILNFGHTVGHALEALDGYAGLTHGEAVAIGMVAAAALSERLGVAVEPVAEPIRALLERFGLPTQVPARFDPARVLEAMRRDKKRQDGKLVMVLLAAIGQPVVVRDVPEAAVRAVLEDCRQQGD, from the coding sequence ATGCGCGAACTGGTGGTGGACCTGGGCGCGCGGTCGTATCCGATCCGCATCGGTCCAGGACTGCTCACGACGGTCGGGGAGCATCTCAGGGAGCGCGGCGTGGGCCCGGAACGGACCCTCTTTGTCGTCACCGACGAACACGTCGGCCCGCTGCATTTGGAGCGGGTGCGGCGCGCCCTCGAGGGCGCCGGGTACCGCGTGGCGCACGTGACGGTGCCGGCCGGCGAGCGGGCCAAGAGCCTCGCCGTCTACGCGCGCGTGATCGAGGCGATGATCCGCGCCGAGCTGGACCGGAAGAGCGTCGTCCTCGCCCTCGGCGGCGGGGTGGTCGGCGATCTGGCCGGCTTTGCCGCGGCCACCTTCATGCGCGGCGTGGACTACGTGCAGCTGCCGACGACGATCCTCGCCCACGACTCGAGCGTCGGCGGCAAGACGGGCATCAATCACCCGCTGGGGAAGAACCTCATCGGGGCCTTTCACCAGCCCCTCCTCGTCCTCTACGACACCGACACGCTGAAGACGCTGCCTCCAAGGGAGGTGCGTTCCGGCCTGGCCGAGGTGGTCAAGCACGCCGCCATCGGCGAGCGGGCCTTCTTCGACTGGCTCCTGGCGCAGGTCGACGCCGTGGCCGCCGGTGACGCCGACGCCCTCGGCGAGGCGCTGTACCGCGGCTGCCGGGTGAAGGCCCAGGTGGTCGCGCGGGACGAGCGCGAAACGAGCCTGCGGGCCATCTTGAACTTCGGCCACACCGTCGGCCATGCCCTGGAGGCCCTCGACGGCTACGCCGGACTCACCCACGGCGAGGCGGTGGCCATCGGCATGGTGGCGGCGGCGGCGCTGTCGGAACGGCTGGGGGTGGCCGTCGAGCCGGTGGCGGAGCCGATCCGCGCGCTGCTGGAGCGCTTCGGGCTGCCGACGCAGGTGCCGGCGCGGTTTGATCCGGCCCGCGTGCTCGAGGCGATGAGGCGCGACAAGAAGCGCCAGGACGGCAAGCTGGTCATGGTGCTCCTTGCGGCGATCGGCCAGCCGGTTGTGGTTCGCGACGTGCCGGAGGCGGCGGTGCGCGCCGTGCTGGAGGATTGCCGGCAGCAAGGGGATTGA
- the trpB gene encoding tryptophan synthase subunit beta gives MYRYPDERGKFGRFGGRYVPETLMQALEELDEARRTILPDPAFRRELHELLTTYVGRPTPLTYAERLSEAVGGARIFLKREDLTHTGAHKINNALGQGLLAKRMGKRRLVAETGAGQHGVATATVAARLGLSCTVYMGEVDTRRQRLNVFRMRLLGAEVVPVTAGSRTLKDAVNEAIRDWVAHVDDTHYLLGSVVGPHPYPALVRDLQRIIGDEAKAQLREATGRLPNVVVACVGGGSNAMGIFTAFLEDDGVALVGVEAAGKGLDTDAHAATLTKGRPGVLHGMYTYLIQDDDGNVQEVHSISAGLDYPGVGPEHAFLKETGRATYVAVTDAEALEAVKLLARTEGILPALESAHAVAEAVRRAREMDKDAIVLVCLSGRGDKDVETIHHHLGGDL, from the coding sequence ATGTACCGCTATCCGGATGAGCGCGGCAAATTTGGCCGTTTCGGCGGGCGCTATGTGCCGGAGACGCTCATGCAGGCGCTGGAGGAGCTGGATGAGGCGCGCCGTACGATCCTGCCCGATCCGGCTTTTCGCCGCGAGCTGCACGAGCTGCTCACCACCTACGTCGGCCGTCCCACGCCCCTCACCTACGCCGAACGCCTGAGCGAGGCGGTCGGCGGGGCGAGGATTTTCCTCAAGCGCGAAGACCTCACCCATACCGGGGCGCACAAGATCAACAACGCCCTGGGACAAGGGCTGTTGGCCAAGCGCATGGGCAAGCGGCGCCTCGTTGCCGAAACGGGCGCCGGCCAGCACGGCGTGGCCACGGCCACGGTGGCGGCGCGGCTGGGCCTTTCGTGCACAGTGTACATGGGCGAAGTGGACACCCGGCGCCAGCGGTTGAACGTCTTCCGCATGCGCCTGTTGGGGGCCGAGGTGGTGCCTGTCACCGCGGGCTCGCGGACGCTGAAGGACGCGGTGAACGAGGCCATCCGCGACTGGGTGGCCCATGTCGACGACACCCATTACCTGCTCGGGTCCGTCGTCGGTCCCCATCCGTATCCGGCCCTTGTGCGCGACCTGCAGCGCATCATCGGGGACGAGGCGAAGGCCCAGCTGCGCGAGGCCACCGGCCGGCTCCCCAACGTGGTGGTCGCCTGCGTCGGCGGGGGCTCCAACGCCATGGGCATCTTCACGGCCTTCCTGGAGGATGACGGGGTGGCGCTGGTCGGGGTGGAGGCGGCCGGCAAGGGCCTTGACACGGACGCGCACGCCGCCACGCTCACCAAAGGCCGGCCCGGCGTGTTGCACGGCATGTACACGTACCTGATCCAGGACGACGACGGCAACGTCCAGGAGGTCCATTCCATCTCCGCCGGCCTCGACTATCCGGGCGTAGGGCCGGAGCACGCCTTCCTGAAGGAGACGGGCCGGGCCACCTACGTCGCGGTGACCGACGCGGAAGCCCTGGAAGCCGTAAAGCTGCTCGCCCGCACCGAGGGGATCCTCCCCGCCCTGGAGAGCGCCCACGCGGTGGCCGAGGCGGTGCGGCGGGCGCGGGAAATGGACAAGGACGCCATCGTCCTCGTCTGCCTGTCCGGCCGCGGCGACAAGGACGTGGAGACGATCCATCACCACCTGGGAGGCGATCTGTGA
- the ndk gene encoding nucleoside-diphosphate kinase, with product MQRTFLMVKPDGVQRNLIGEIVSRFERKGFQLVAAKLMMVSRELAEKHYAEHKDKPFFEELVNFLTSGPVFAMVWQGENIIEVARAMMGKTNPAEAAPGTIRGDFGVSIGMNVIHGSDSPESAEREIALWFDEKEILSYEKTINRWV from the coding sequence GGACGTTCCTGATGGTGAAGCCGGACGGCGTGCAACGGAATTTGATCGGCGAAATCGTGTCGCGCTTTGAACGGAAAGGCTTCCAGCTCGTTGCGGCCAAGCTGATGATGGTCAGCCGCGAGCTGGCGGAAAAGCACTACGCCGAACACAAGGACAAGCCCTTCTTCGAGGAACTCGTCAACTTCCTCACCTCGGGCCCGGTGTTCGCCATGGTGTGGCAGGGCGAAAACATCATCGAGGTGGCCCGCGCCATGATGGGCAAAACCAATCCGGCCGAGGCGGCCCCCGGCACCATCCGCGGTGATTTTGGCGTCAGCATTGGCATGAACGTCATCCACGGCTCCGATTCGCCGGAAAGCGCCGAGCGGGAGATTGCCCTGTGGTTTGACGAGAAGGAAATCCTGTCGTACGAGAAGACGATCAACCGTTGGGTGTAA
- the trpA gene encoding tryptophan synthase subunit alpha, with product MAALAQAFARTDRPAFVPFLVAGYPTPEATVELALALEEAGADVLELGVPYSDPLADGPVIQTAAAAALARGMTVAGVFELLVQMRRAGLTLPVVLLAYANTVLQKGERAFVDRLRASGGDGLIVPDLPHEEAGELRAAAAAAEVALVPLVAPTSRGRIARIVTEATGFVYAVSSLGVTGERDALHPDLRAFLADVRAASPVPVAVGFGLHRREQVRAVAPFVDGVIVGSALVRLVMEREDDLASPARRGEALAAVRRFVANLLN from the coding sequence ATGGCTGCGCTGGCGCAGGCCTTTGCCCGCACCGACCGTCCGGCATTTGTCCCCTTTCTCGTTGCCGGCTATCCCACGCCCGAGGCGACGGTGGAGCTGGCCCTCGCCCTCGAGGAGGCGGGAGCCGATGTGCTGGAGCTCGGCGTGCCCTATTCCGACCCGCTGGCCGACGGCCCGGTCATCCAGACGGCGGCGGCGGCCGCCCTGGCGCGGGGCATGACCGTAGCCGGCGTCTTCGAGCTCCTCGTCCAGATGCGCCGCGCCGGGCTGACCCTTCCCGTGGTCCTCCTCGCCTACGCCAACACCGTGCTGCAAAAAGGGGAGCGGGCCTTTGTCGACCGGCTGCGAGCCAGCGGCGGAGACGGGCTGATCGTGCCCGACCTGCCCCACGAGGAAGCCGGGGAGCTGCGCGCGGCCGCCGCTGCGGCGGAGGTGGCCCTCGTGCCCCTTGTCGCGCCGACGTCCCGCGGGCGGATCGCCCGCATCGTGACCGAGGCCACCGGCTTCGTGTACGCCGTCTCGTCCCTGGGCGTGACGGGGGAGCGGGATGCGCTGCACCCCGACCTGCGCGCCTTCTTGGCCGACGTGCGCGCCGCCTCGCCCGTACCGGTGGCCGTGGGGTTCGGCCTGCACCGTCGGGAGCAGGTACGGGCCGTTGCCCCCTTTGTCGACGGAGTGATCGTCGGCAGCGCGCTGGTGCGCCTCGTGATGGAACGGGAGGACGACCTGGCCTCCCCGGCGCGCCGCGGGGAAGCCCTCGCCGCCGTGCGCCGCTTCGTGGCGAATTTGCTGAATTGA
- a CDS encoding CheR family methyltransferase has translation MDDRDYAQFLAAVKRLAGVDLAQYKAQQMRRRLLSFRDRHGFADFAALAAALRRDGQLLRAFLDYVTINVSAFFRNPEQWKVLETRILPRLVRERPRALACWSAACSTGEEPYSLAMLLLHTQPAVRFEVLATDIDASALARAEDGWYEAAKVRDEVPLALREAYFRPEGDRMRVDERVRRRVRFRRHDLLADPFPSGFDLIVCRNVMIYFADAAKERLYRQFHDALRPGGVLFVGSTEQIFSPHRYGFVLEAPFFYRRATE, from the coding sequence ATGGACGATCGGGATTACGCGCAGTTTCTCGCCGCCGTCAAGCGCCTCGCCGGCGTCGATCTGGCCCAGTATAAAGCGCAGCAGATGAGGCGCCGGCTTTTGTCGTTCCGGGACCGCCACGGCTTTGCCGACTTTGCCGCCCTCGCCGCCGCGCTGAGGCGGGATGGCCAACTGCTGCGGGCGTTTCTCGACTATGTGACGATCAACGTGTCGGCCTTCTTCCGCAACCCCGAGCAGTGGAAAGTGCTGGAGACGCGCATCCTCCCGCGCCTCGTGCGCGAACGACCGCGCGCCCTCGCGTGTTGGAGCGCGGCGTGCTCGACGGGGGAGGAACCGTATTCGCTGGCCATGCTCCTTTTGCACACCCAACCGGCGGTGCGGTTTGAGGTCCTGGCCACCGACATCGACGCCAGCGCGCTGGCACGGGCCGAGGACGGGTGGTACGAGGCGGCCAAGGTGCGTGACGAGGTTCCGCTCGCCCTGCGCGAGGCCTATTTCCGTCCGGAGGGCGACCGCATGCGGGTGGACGAGCGGGTGCGCCGGCGCGTGCGCTTTCGGCGCCACGACCTCCTCGCCGACCCGTTTCCTTCCGGCTTCGACCTCATCGTGTGCCGCAACGTGATGATCTACTTTGCCGACGCGGCCAAGGAGCGCCTGTACCGCCAATTCCACGACGCCCTGCGCCCCGGCGGCGTCCTGTTCGTGGGGAGCACCGAGCAGATCTTTTCCCCGCACCGCTATGGCTTTGTCCTGGAGGCGCCCTTCTTCTACCGCCGGGCAACCGAATAG
- the trpC gene encoding indole-3-glycerol phosphate synthase TrpC — translation MLHEILKQKQRDVADARLARPVAELERAVRDLPPCRPFARSLAESSRPVAVIAEVKKASPSKGVIRPDFDPRAIARAYRAAEVDAVSVLTDRAFFQGAPEHLAAVKAEVVCPVLRKDFLIDPWQVFESRLLGADAVLLIAAALAPNELKALYRLATDLGMDALVEVHDERELEAALNLGCPLIGINNRNLRTFVTDLSVTERLIARIPAGVTVVSESGIASAADVARLRDLGVRAVLVGEHFMRQADIARAVVALVGPAGVRA, via the coding sequence GTGCTTCATGAGATCCTGAAACAGAAGCAGCGCGACGTAGCTGACGCGCGCCTGGCGCGTCCCGTCGCCGAGCTCGAGCGGGCCGTGCGCGACCTTCCGCCTTGCCGCCCCTTTGCCCGGTCCCTCGCCGAGAGCTCGCGTCCGGTGGCGGTGATCGCCGAGGTGAAAAAGGCCAGCCCCTCCAAGGGCGTTATCCGGCCCGATTTCGACCCGCGGGCCATCGCCCGCGCCTACCGCGCGGCCGAAGTCGACGCCGTCAGCGTGCTGACCGACCGCGCCTTTTTCCAGGGCGCGCCGGAACACCTGGCGGCGGTGAAGGCGGAGGTGGTGTGTCCGGTCCTGCGCAAGGATTTTCTGATCGACCCGTGGCAGGTGTTTGAGTCGCGCCTCCTCGGGGCCGACGCCGTGCTCCTCATCGCCGCGGCGCTGGCGCCGAACGAGCTGAAGGCCCTGTACCGCCTCGCCACCGATCTCGGGATGGACGCCCTCGTCGAGGTGCACGACGAGCGGGAGCTGGAGGCGGCGCTGAACCTGGGCTGCCCGCTCATCGGCATCAACAACCGCAACCTGCGCACCTTCGTCACCGACCTGTCCGTGACGGAGCGGCTCATCGCGCGGATCCCCGCCGGCGTCACCGTGGTGAGCGAAAGCGGCATCGCCTCAGCGGCGGACGTCGCCCGCCTGCGCGACCTCGGCGTGCGTGCCGTCCTCGTCGGCGAGCATTTCATGCGCCAGGCCGACATCGCCCGCGCCGTGGTCGCGCTGGTTGGACCGGCGGGGGTGCGCGCATGA
- the hisC gene encoding histidinol-phosphate transaminase, which translates to MRPKAHIVDLPVYQPGRPIEDVKRAYGLTDVIKLASNENPFGFSPRVREAVTRALPLANRYPDGAATALRRALAAHLGVAEEALIFGNGSDEIVQLIARAYLAPGTSTVMATPTFPRYKTNAVIEGARVIEVPLKDGRCDLDAMAAAVTDDTRVVWVCNPNNPTGTMVTHDELAAFLARMPRNVLVVLDEAYVEYVTDARFPRSLELLRTHENLILLRTFSKIYGLAGFRIGYGIAAPAVIDALNRVREPFNTSFVAQAAALAALEDQAFVAACVQKNEEGKRQLSDGFVRLGLRHYETHANFILVDVERPAGAVFEALLRQGVIVRSGEALGFPTALRVTIGDAAQNRRLLEALAAALVEA; encoded by the coding sequence GTGCGGCCCAAAGCCCACATCGTCGACCTGCCGGTGTACCAGCCGGGCAGACCGATCGAGGACGTCAAGCGCGCCTATGGCCTGACGGACGTGATCAAGCTCGCGTCGAACGAGAACCCCTTCGGCTTCTCGCCGCGGGTGCGCGAAGCCGTGACCCGGGCACTTCCTTTGGCCAACCGGTACCCGGACGGCGCGGCCACCGCGCTTCGCCGGGCGCTGGCCGCGCACCTCGGCGTGGCCGAGGAGGCCCTCATCTTCGGGAACGGCTCCGACGAGATCGTCCAGCTGATCGCGCGGGCCTATCTCGCCCCGGGGACGTCGACGGTGATGGCCACCCCGACGTTCCCGCGCTACAAGACGAACGCGGTGATCGAAGGGGCCCGCGTGATCGAGGTGCCCCTGAAGGACGGGCGATGCGACCTCGACGCCATGGCCGCGGCCGTCACGGACGACACGCGCGTGGTGTGGGTGTGCAACCCGAACAACCCCACGGGCACCATGGTGACCCACGACGAATTGGCGGCCTTTTTGGCCCGCATGCCCCGCAACGTGCTTGTGGTGCTCGACGAGGCCTATGTCGAATACGTCACCGATGCGCGCTTCCCGCGTTCCCTCGAGCTCCTGCGCACCCACGAGAACCTGATCCTCCTCCGCACCTTCTCGAAAATTTACGGCCTGGCCGGATTCCGCATCGGCTACGGCATCGCCGCCCCGGCGGTGATCGACGCGCTGAACCGCGTGCGCGAGCCCTTCAACACCTCCTTCGTGGCCCAGGCGGCCGCCCTGGCCGCGCTGGAGGACCAGGCCTTTGTGGCTGCGTGCGTGCAAAAGAACGAAGAGGGCAAACGGCAGCTCTCTGACGGCTTTGTCCGCCTCGGCCTGCGCCACTACGAGACCCACGCCAATTTCATCCTCGTCGACGTCGAACGGCCCGCCGGCGCCGTCTTTGAGGCCCTCTTGCGGCAGGGCGTCATCGTCCGTTCCGGGGAGGCCCTCGGCTTTCCCACGGCCCTGCGCGTGACGATCGGCGACGCGGCGCAAAACCGTCGCCTGCTCGAGGCGCTGGCGGCGGCGCTGGTGGAGGCGTAG
- the trpE gene encoding anthranilate synthase component I — MFAPSFVECLAYAPRYAAVPVAFTLFGDTETPVSLYARVRGPDTFLLESVEDGRHWGRYSFLGLAPRLRLHVRDGRARLVTREGQQTVAEGSPLALIRRLLARYRSPLVPVLPPFTGGLVGYFAYDWARYAEPRLPRHAAADLPTDDAVLLLADRVVAVDHLTHRIHVIGQLPLPPGATRAELARAYDALCQELADIAAGLFVRSVADPFPPAAFGQGAPVDVPLADRLESNMSRDAFLAAVRKAKDYIAAGDIFQVVLSQRFAVETATDPFAVYRVARAQSPSPYLFYLELQGCTLVGASPEMLVRVAGDRVETRPIAGTRPRGQTPEEDARLEAELLADEKERAEHVMLVDLARNDVGRVARTGTVDVARFMAVERYSHVMHLVSTVTGRLREGQDALDALLACFPAGTLSGAPKVRAMEIIAELEPCARGPYGGAVGYLAFNGNLDTCIAIRTALFAGHRAYVQAGAGIVADSVPEREYDETVNKAKAMLRALEEAEGWAREAGAQGEPRERERGEPREEELSRAETVSSSRR, encoded by the coding sequence TTGTTTGCCCCTTCCTTTGTCGAGTGCTTGGCTTACGCGCCGCGCTATGCGGCCGTCCCCGTCGCCTTCACCCTGTTCGGGGATACGGAAACGCCCGTGTCGCTGTACGCGCGGGTGCGCGGCCCTGACACCTTCCTCTTGGAAAGCGTGGAGGACGGCAGGCATTGGGGGCGGTACTCCTTTCTCGGCCTTGCCCCCCGGCTGCGCCTGCACGTTCGGGACGGGCGGGCGCGCCTGGTGACGCGCGAGGGACAGCAGACGGTGGCGGAGGGTTCTCCGCTGGCGCTCATTCGCCGCCTCTTGGCGCGGTACCGGAGTCCCCTCGTGCCGGTGCTTCCGCCGTTCACCGGCGGCCTCGTCGGCTACTTTGCTTACGATTGGGCGCGCTACGCCGAGCCCAGGCTGCCGCGCCACGCTGCAGCCGACCTGCCGACGGACGACGCGGTTCTGCTCCTTGCCGATCGCGTGGTGGCCGTCGACCACCTGACGCACCGGATCCACGTCATCGGCCAGCTGCCCCTGCCGCCGGGGGCGACGCGGGCGGAGCTCGCGCGGGCCTACGACGCGCTGTGCCAGGAGCTGGCCGACATCGCCGCGGGCCTCTTCGTGCGATCGGTCGCGGACCCCTTCCCCCCAGCGGCGTTTGGGCAGGGCGCCCCGGTGGACGTTCCGCTCGCCGATCGGCTTGAGAGCAACATGAGCCGCGACGCCTTTCTGGCCGCCGTGCGGAAAGCGAAGGACTACATCGCTGCAGGGGATATCTTCCAAGTTGTTCTGTCGCAGCGCTTTGCCGTCGAGACGGCGACCGACCCGTTCGCCGTCTACCGCGTGGCGCGCGCGCAGAGCCCGTCGCCGTACCTGTTTTACCTCGAACTCCAGGGTTGCACCCTCGTCGGCGCATCGCCGGAGATGCTCGTGCGCGTGGCGGGCGACCGCGTCGAGACGCGCCCCATCGCCGGAACGCGCCCCCGCGGGCAAACGCCGGAGGAGGACGCGCGTCTGGAAGCCGAGCTTCTCGCCGACGAGAAGGAGCGCGCCGAGCACGTGATGCTCGTCGACTTGGCCCGCAATGACGTGGGCCGCGTGGCCCGAACGGGCACGGTGGACGTGGCCCGGTTCATGGCTGTCGAACGCTACAGCCACGTGATGCACCTCGTGTCGACGGTGACCGGCCGGCTGCGGGAGGGGCAAGACGCCCTCGACGCTCTCCTGGCCTGCTTTCCGGCCGGCACCCTGTCCGGGGCGCCCAAGGTGCGGGCCATGGAGATCATTGCCGAGCTGGAGCCGTGCGCGCGTGGGCCCTACGGCGGCGCCGTGGGCTATTTGGCCTTCAACGGCAACCTCGACACGTGCATCGCCATCCGCACGGCCCTCTTTGCCGGTCACAGGGCGTACGTCCAAGCCGGGGCGGGCATTGTCGCCGATTCGGTGCCGGAGCGCGAGTACGACGAGACGGTGAACAAGGCCAAGGCCATGCTCCGCGCGCTGGAGGAGGCCGAGGGGTGGGCCCGCGAGGCCGGAGCGCAAGGAGAGCCGAGAGAACGAGAACGAGGAGAGCCGAGAGAGGAGGAGCTGAGCCGTGCTGAAACCGTATCTTCGTCGCGTCGTTGA